The following is a genomic window from Prunus persica cultivar Lovell chromosome G7, Prunus_persica_NCBIv2, whole genome shotgun sequence.
TGCAGCCTCCCACTAAGAAGAACAGATGGCAAGAGTCCAGTTATGGTGACACAAAACttttgttgtaaatgaaaGATTCCCACTTAAAAAAACACCTTTGGGAAATAAAGGGCTTGATTGATAGACCTGAATTTGAAGTTTGAGCTAACTCCACCTTCCCTAGCTACTACAAGAATATTATTGAGTATGCATATATATGCTTGAAATGAAatctaataattaaataatgggaTCTTTTTATGGAGCCGATGTCGAAAAGGAATgctttataaatattatttatttaaatttgaattaattttaaattatatttatttctaaCAAGTAAGATTCGGTTGTGTGTACCGTAAATAAGTGTTTGGTACTATTATAATTTTTCCAATAATTCTATACCCTACTACTTAAAATGAAAGACCCACTTGGAGAGTACCAAGTAGTACGTACTTCATATTAACATAGAAAAAAGTTGGAAAATAAATGAAGTTGATGACTTATTTGACTTTTGTCccataaaatacaaaaaccaaaatgaacATATTATGCATGGTGTCCTCGAGGGTTTTGATTGTGAGAGAGCAATCAGGGAAAAGGCTGTAGGGGACACCTTCATCAAATCCAACACAGGctgtttctttctgttttaatttcaatgagaaaatatttcaacaaagaaaaaaggaagtgGTCCAAATAATGCAAAGGTGAAATCGACAGCGGGAAAGGGTGTCAAGGGTGGGGACTAACAacttttttctcattttcttcttcttcttctttcttcttctctctctcgtttTCATCCCATAAGAAAGAGGGCTTGAAAGTGAAGGATGAATTAAAAGTTGGATATATCGTTTTTAGAAAGTTCATCAAAAGCTGTATCTGCAATGGAAAAAGATGGTGTGTGGTAGGTCAAATATCATGTGCTTCGAGCCATTGCTGAAAccaaattatgaaaataaaaagaaaaggaaaacctCGGATCCATCATCAACTTAAAAGAAAACTTATTTGCTATCtgttacttatatatatatatatatttttcgatTGTATATCTGTGTTTTGAATTATAAGTTGAATGCATTAGCAAGAAACTTGTAGTTTAAGTGATTAATATATAGCAGATACTCCTGCACCCGAGGTTCTATTCGAATCCCTCAGCGTTCAATGTCactttgtataaaaaaacaatatacaTGCATTAATTTCCCACTAAAACCCTATCTCAACGATGGAAGTCAAGTGATCATCTCTTAAAACTCGATGTGAAGCGCATATCGATCTCATCATCTCTTCCCCTGTCTGTATGATTACTGTTTGACATCACATGTGTGTGGTTTCATTTTGAGTATTTGTGGACAACCTAACagcaataatttaaatttaatggcAAGCAGCTGGTGCATATTAGACAAATTTGATGGTTCAGTTTCAGTatgtgctctctctctctctaggcCCTATCAATCAACGATGACGGATATGGACATTTTGCACTTTGACAGTACGTACGTACCACTCACATACAGACATAtgatatgtacatatatatgagGTGCATTTATAAGTtaaccaaaaccaaattcaCTTTTACACCAGATCTTGTAAAGTGCATTAAGCATTATATGACAGTGATTCGAGAAGTAAATCTTTAAAGTTTTTCGATTACAAATTTTTCTTGTAAGGAGTTGGACAAATTGTAAATCATAAAGACATTAAGATAtgacagtcccgatctcttgaaCCACAGGGGTTCAAGAGACTATGGTCACCTACCGTTGAATGTAACATTCAACGGTTCAAAAAGGTTTCTTAAAAAAAGTGCAAGAGTGAGAGAACCGTTGAATATACATCCaatggtgagtgaccacaaatctcttggacctctgtagtccaagagatcgggactgtaagATATGATAACTTAATGAAATGGTTAAATGGTTTTCCGTTTTGTAAGGGTATCTTTCACGAAGTCGAATTTTAAGGAAATATTTCAAAGATTGATGGTTGAGATCATTAAAATACATGCAAAGTTAGCTATCCTATAAACGTGTTGATCAAATTAGTTTAGCTTATTTGGTGGATCTGTGGGTTGAAGCTCTCTATGGCTTTTCTGGTTGATATGACCATATGCTACCTCCATCGTTTTCTCTGCAAAAAATTTTGTATGTCTATTATGCATAACCTCCGAAAACGATCAAACAGTAAGTACCTATCTGTTTCTCCCCtggaaatttaattatataaaacaTATAAAGTGTATGAACAGGTTAGGGAACCTTGTCAAAATCAGAAATCTGAACCATAAATTGAAGCTTCTAAACGCATGGACGTGCTTTAATTACGTACCAAAAATAGATGATAAAAAGACAAGTACAAGAGAAAAATGGATTCAATTACAAATAACTTCAAAACAAAAGTGACATGCTGCAGTCAATTccaaagtgaaaaagaaatagtgaACAGAAAACTAAATGGTAAATACAAAATGAGAGCactagaagaaaagaaagaacagggcactaactctctctctctctcacccccTGAAACCTGCTGGCTGATCTCTACAACAGTATGCATCTCTAGTTCTGTTAATTCCTTTTTTCATGAAGGAGCAAATATTGGTACATATTGACTACATAGACTGTGTCgttgattctttttttcttatgcTTGATGGCTTCCCGAGAGAATCAGAGACTCACCCTACCTTTCTACTCATGTTACTTTGCAATCCCTTGCCGAAACCGGTGTCTTGCATCATGGCGACAAACTCGTTATAATCAATGTGGCCGTCctgaaaaagagaataaatcAGTTTGAAACTTCTGTGAACAATTTTGTACCCACAAGAGGTGAAAATTGAGCAGGGGAGTCAATTACATTATCCTGGTCAACTTCTCGTATGATGTCGTCTAACTGAACATCTTCTAATCCAAACTTCTCACAGGCCTGTTGCAGCTCATCCCTAGTGATGTACCCACTTCCATCTTTGTCGAAGTACGAGAATGCTGCATACAGGTGATCCTCCTTCTGGACCTTGTTTAGGTGGAGCATTGCTGCTATGAATTCACCGTAGTCTATGGTACCACTGTTGTCTACATCCGcctgaaatttttataagaaaaggaAATCCTTCATCAATCGGGAAACAGAAAATTCCTAATTAATTTGCTTACAAGCCTAGACACATGGGAAATATTCAGCCCGGTCATCTTGTAATTCACCTGGCTGAATATACCAACTGTTAAGAAAACTCCTCCATCAATTGGAACACAGAAATATCAATTATGCCTCTCTTATATTAAACAAGTAATAAATTTAAACTAGGGATAATATAGTAATTGAAACCccaatttctctctcccacGCTCTACTGTTTCTATACTTAAACCTTCTTATTGTTCTTAGTGTGCTAAAATCCCTCCATACAAAGCTTGCTAAGTCTTACAGAATTCTTATTTAACAATAATCGTCTTATTGCTTTCCTTCATTAAGATAACTTTGCACATAAGTTTAAATATTAAGCGAACTCTGTAATCTAACCTATTGATCAACCTAATCCAACTCACCCAGTCTCCTGAATTCAACCAGTATTGGCCTCATTTATTTAAGTAGaactaaaaatttaaaaatccgaaaagaaatggaaaaaaaaatagctaTGAGACTGAAAGGCTTGCTCTCGGCACACAAGGCAACTTGTTTTTTTGGCTATAAAAACTCTTGAAACATAGCATGTTTGCTACATGACTACATAAAGTTCTGTGTCCAAACCTAGCACTTACCGCTTGCATTAACCAACTGATTTCAGAATCCTTGAGATCAGCACCCACTCTTTCCAAGCCAGTCTTCAGTTCCTCAAGGGTGATATGCCCACTATTATCTGTGTCTATCATCTTGAACATTTCTCTCAGGCCTGCAATTTCCTCTTCAGAGAGGCTTTCTGCAATGacctacaaaacaaacaaagatgGGCAAGTCATACCCAAATACAGAACAAGATATCACAAAAATCTTCAGGCAGGAAATGATTAGACTGCCAGTAGTGATATCAAACTTGTTTGCTTCTGCTTTCCAATTATCAACAAAGTCTAGGCAACCAGACCAAGATTCGTCACTTCCAAAAAAATACTTTGAGAAGAGCTTATATAGATATAGTAACTATCGCATTGCATAACAAATAGCTTTGTAACAACTATAACATGTCAGACACATGACACATCCTGTGTGTGCTTGTACTTTGTAATGCAACACACTAGCATGAATCAATATTGTTACAGAAAATTTGAATGACAATACCCTAACCATCCAAACCTGACCTTAACATCTTTTAATGTTGTAAAATTTAAGGATGATACTCACTCTGATGGCCATTTTCTTGAGTTTGTTCATGGCCGAGAATTGCTTCAAGCGAGTTAAGACTGCAGAATCAAGAGGTTTATCAGGAGCAACACCATCTACCTGAACCCAAGGGTGGCCTGCACAAGGACAAAAGTGCTACTTAATGCAACACTATGATTCATGATAGAAGAAATGCTGAGAACATGCTAAGGTCAAAAAGTTTGAACAGAAACAAATAAGCATTTGCCACCTTCAATTATGTATCCAGTTATCTACTCATTTATAtgctcaaaagaaaaatggattcTATTGATTAcgaagaaattttaattgaCATAGCAAAAACCAAGTTGCAAACACCCTCTTaacataaatcataaaaggcACTAAAGGCATAATATGCAAACAAGGCCAagtaaattttcaaaaaaccaATTGCGAGGCTAACTATGTTTACACTTTCTTATTATCATGTAATGATTGGACTAATAGATACTTCTGAAAAAAATTACCTCttacaatgaaaaagaaatattgagAAATGTCTCCAATAAACTGCATCTGTGATCTGCCTTTTCAAGTCCCTGATTGTGTTCTATGAGATGTTTAAGAAGAGAAACCACTTAGGTTAACTAATGCTTCCGCTTATGTTGATTGGGTTACATTTACAATGGAGAATCCATCCCTATATTTGATCattcttagtagtctattTCTCAATCACTTACCACCttggtaaattaaattttgaactgtTCACAATTAATATTGCACCGCCCAGTTAAATAACAAACACTTGTCCGTTATCCCTAATGACATGATAAAATGAAAGTTTTAGGTTGCAACAAGAAGTCCAACTTGCAGAGAAATTTTACTCACAAAGAACTTCATGGGCTGTTAGCCGCTTTTTTGGGTCCCTCACAAGCATTCTCCGAACCAAATCCTTAGCACTTTCAGATATGCTGGGCCATGGTTCTGATATGAAATCAAGTTCACCTTTCAAAACCTGCTCAAATATACCTTGCTCCGTTTCTGATCCAGGACATCATAAGCAAACTAGAAATTAGATATAATTCTTATATGGATAAAATTTCAATGAATATTCAATACATCAAAGCCATGATATTCTCACCATCCCAGAATGGGGGCACTCCACTGAGTAAGATATAAATGATCACACCAGCACTCCAAACATCACATTCTTGACCATAAAGCTTTCGAAGTACTTCTGGAGCCACATAATAAGGGCTCCCAACAACATCAGTAAATGTTTCTCCTGGGAGGATGGGTTTTTTGTTACAATTTAGACATGAAAAGAATTCAGGCTAGCAATGTTAACTATGTTGAATAAGTTCCAATTGAGAAAAAGTAACAGTTAGACAAGTTGCTGattttaggaaaatataaaatttacaaaagagaACGATTGGAAACTTTAAACATACTGACTTGCAGCAGCCATATATGGGGCATGGGAATGAGTCATTTGAATAGGAAACAACAATGGCATTTGGCATGGTTATCAATCGCTTAACGATTATTCGAAGATTAAATCACAAACTATATCCCTTTTCTAAAGAACTCTCTTTAGAATAGTTAGTGTATTAGGATTACATCCCTCTGTGGTCTTCACTTAGCATGTGGGCATGACTTTTTAGAAAAGAGCCAGAAAGGGCTGCAACCCATTTACACAAGCAACAGTTTGGTTTTGTGGTAGCACACCAATTACACAAGCCATATAcacattaaattaataatgaaatgagaaagaaaatcatataccaaaggaaaataaacaaatgggATTTCTCCGTCCAATCCAGCTATCATAGTTCAGCTAACCACATTAGCATAAGCATTTACTAtcattattttctatttcttctaTATTTGAAAACTTTTTTGGGCCATGAATATTCAAATACTACAGATATTGGACAGACGCATGCAAATGCTTGAAACCTGAGAAAACATCATAGCATTACGAAAGCACCTAAAGGTTAGTCACAAAAATCCCCAAAATGGCTGTTATGCAAGCGTAGACTTGACATTTGGTGATGAATCTTTAAGGGGAGGGCAACCTATGTCTCCAGTAATCTTACAAAGTGCAGTATGGGCTATATGTAGAAGCAACCAACCCAAATCGAGTAAACCTGCCAgttcttgaaattttgaaccaagacttaaaaaaggaagaaaagggaaaGCTAAGTTCTACCGAAAGAATAAACCCCTGAAATACACACTAGAATCAATTTCATATCAAGCAATACCAAATCCTTCGTCTTTTGAGCTTCAACAATGATATTGCTCATTATCATACCATAATATTATACAAAGCCATCCACCCTTTTCATTTCTTAGCAGTTACATCACTTGTCCGCCTCCTTCTCCAACGCCACACACCCCAACTCTTAACATATGATATCTACCCTGCCACGACCTTTAACACTCTTACCTCTCCCAGTACATTCCCATCCACACACCTCTCTTTTCCATTCTCATCTTGGGTAAAGATTGGTTGCTTATATATGTGCCAAATATCTTCACACTTATGGTCAACAGATTTTTACTTTAAGAACATAGATCCTAACATTTAATTCTTAAGATCACTTCAGAAGCAACCATAAGAGAAACATGGCAGAGCCTACTCCACATAACCACTGTAGAAGTATAAAATCAAGAACCTTGCACATATCAAAGTAAACAAACAAGAtaaaatggaagaaatagtAAGTGAATTCTACCACAACCAAATACCAGCAGTAGTATGAGGCAAAAGCATATATCTCTTTCACATATTTATGACAATAGGGTCGAGCAACAAAGTTTAAGTCCAATTTTTTCCATATGGATTCCGTAGACGAATATAACTCTATCTTCCACGAATATGGCTTCATACCTGGCCTAAAGAACACCGAGAGCCCAAAATCTATTGTCTTAAGTGGTGCTTCCTCATCCTGATCGACAAATAGAAAATTCTCTGGCTTCAAGTCCCGATGCATGACACCTAAAGAATGGCATGCTTCGAGAACTCCAACTATAACCCTTGCAAGCTTAGCTGCCTTTCTCTCTGTATAATGCCCCCTTTGTATAATCCTATCAAAAAGCTCCCCACCTGCACAAAGTTCCATCACAACATGAACCGCCACAGCATCTTCATAAGCGCTGATGATTTGTATCACATTGGGGTGACCTGCCAAGTGATGCATTATCTGAATTTCCCTCCTAACATCCTCCACATCCTCCTGTGTTGTCAATTTCCTTTTTGCAATTGACTTGCATGCAAACTCTTTATTTGTTTCCTTCTCCACACAAAGAAACGTTGTCCCAAATTGTCCTTGCCCAAGCTTCCGTCCCAAACTATAAACATCCTTTATATTGCCAGTCTTCCTTCCTAACACCGATTCGACTTGCAGCCCGACGCTCGAAATCCTCTTCATGTGAGCTTTCTTCTGTTTCTCAGCATCCGGGGGCTTACTCACCTCCTCCTTCACCTCTGGCTTATTGGGTTTTTCAGGTTCTGCCTTTTGAGGTGGATCATCATTAATTTTCACAGTTACAGGCGGTGTGCTTTGAACTGGATTTGGGGGAGCCTCAATGGCTTTAGGAGCCTGATCAGGAGGAGCTTTAGGAGCATCAGATTCAGAACCTTTAGATGAACCATGGTTTGAATTTGCGCCATTTTTACTACTGTTTTCTTCCTTAGATTTAGGAGGAGGAAGCCTGTCCTCTGGTGGCCGGTTTCGCCAAACCGCAGCAGT
Proteins encoded in this region:
- the LOC18771646 gene encoding calcium-dependent protein kinase 20 — encoded protein: MGNTCVGPNLGGGFLQSFTAAVWRNRPPEDRLPPPKSKEENSSKNGANSNHGSSKGSESDAPKAPPDQAPKAIEAPPNPVQSTPPVTVKINDDPPQKAEPEKPNKPEVKEEVSKPPDAEKQKKAHMKRISSVGLQVESVLGRKTGNIKDVYSLGRKLGQGQFGTTFLCVEKETNKEFACKSIAKRKLTTQEDVEDVRREIQIMHHLAGHPNVIQIISAYEDAVAVHVVMELCAGGELFDRIIQRGHYTERKAAKLARVIVGVLEACHSLGVMHRDLKPENFLFVDQDEEAPLKTIDFGLSVFFRPGETFTDVVGSPYYVAPEVLRKLYGQECDVWSAGVIIYILLSGVPPFWDETEQGIFEQVLKGELDFISEPWPSISESAKDLVRRMLVRDPKKRLTAHEVLCHPWVQVDGVAPDKPLDSAVLTRLKQFSAMNKLKKMAIRVIAESLSEEEIAGLREMFKMIDTDNSGHITLEELKTGLERVGADLKDSEISWLMQAADVDNSGTIDYGEFIAAMLHLNKVQKEDHLYAAFSYFDKDGSGYITRDELQQACEKFGLEDVQLDDIIREVDQDNDGHIDYNEFVAMMQDTGFGKGLQSNMSRKVG